The Asticcacaulis sp. MM231 genomic interval GAAACGAATATCCTTCACGGGCGCCCACTGCAGTCCGTATTTCTCGGCCGTCGTCTTCCCGGCCGTCGAATAGTCGGCGGTACGAACGGCCGCGTCGGCGGTCAAACGATAGGCGAACGGCAGATCTTTCAGGATAGGCACGCTCAGTTCGGCGAACAGTTCCTTCACGTCGAATTCACCCTTCAGAGGTGTCTCAACAACGCCGTAATCGGGCACGAAGTTGGGGCTGTCGGGGTTATATTCGTCACGTGCACCGATATTGTTGGCCTCGCGGCGATATTCGGCGCCAAGCGCCACCTGAACCTCGCCGGCTGGCAGATTGAACAGGCCGCCGGTCACATAGCCTGACCAGACATATTGTTCGAGCGACGTCGTCGAGGCACTGCTGTCATATTGCAGATAGTTGATGACCTCCTTCGTCGCCGGTTTGAAGGGATTGAGCGGCACGCAGGCCGGGTCGTCGTTCGATGTATCAGCGTCGGAGTTCACCCAGCAGATCGGCGTCCCGCCAGGTCCCGTTACCGCATCAAGCGCGCGCATGTAACGTTCATTGGACGTGTTGTTGAAATCCTGGATGGTTTCCTCGGTCTTGCCGTAGGACACGTAGGTCGACCATGCCCAGTCATGCTCACGGAACAGGGCCGGCAGTTCGCCCTCGAAGCCAGTCACGACCTGCTGGAGTTCACGACGATAATTCGAGCGTGACTTGCCAAATTCCGGATAGTTGCGCACGAAGGACAAACCGTCAGGGAAACCTTGGCCACCATTGGCCGCTATGATTTCCGGTGTAATGAAGGGGTTGCCGTCCCACAGCTTGTTCGTACCGCCTTCCCACCACAGGCCATATTCACCGTGAGACTTGTTGGTGGCGTAGTCGAGTTCCAGGAAATAGCGCAGGTTGTCGTTGAACTGATAGCCAAAGGTGCCGTGGGTTATGAAGCGCTCGCTCGGCACCGACAGGAGCCAGTTGTCATAGCGGCCATCAAATTCGCCGCCACTATTGGTAACCAGAGACGCGACGCTGGAGTTCTTGGCCATGTTTGCTGGCGAAAGCGTGGAGATTAGCCCGGCCGTGCCGAGGATTGGGTCACGCATAGTGCCATCATCATTGAAGACGTAGGGCTTACTACCCAGAAGGACGACAGCGCGCGGCGAGTATTGCAGGCTGTGTTGGTCGTCAAGTATCGAATAGGGCATCGACGAATTCGCACGGGCCCACCATGGATTGCCGCGCGAGGTTGACGGGCGGTCCTGGCCGGCGACCACGCCGTTGGACTGGCCATAGGTACCAAAGAGCGTGACATTCGCCTTGCCGTCGGCGAAATTCTTGCCCCAGAGAACATCGGCGTCATAACTCGGCATGTCGCCATAGGTCGAATTGCCATAGCGAACATTGGCGTCGAGACCCTGATAATTCTTCTTCAGGATAAAGTTGGCAACGCCAGCCACGGCATCAGCGCCATATTGTGCCGAGGCGCCGCCCGTGATGATTTCCACCCGCTCGATCAGGCCGCCTGGAATGGTGCTGATGTCGACAGCCGAGGTGCCAGGGGCACCGGGCACGTGGCGACGGCCATCGACCAGAACGAGCGTCCGTTTTGTGCCCAGCCCGCGCAGGTCTAGCGCATTCAGTCCTGGATGACCCTGGTCAAGCGAATCCTTATCTCGGTTGGCGTTCGACGTCTGGTCGCTCTGGCTGATAACGAGCGCGGGCATTTGATTGACAAGATCAGCCACCTGGCGCGCGCCGGACTTGCGGATCACATCGGCATTAATGACCGTGGTCGGCGTAGCGCTGGCCGCACCCTTATGACGGATGCGCGAACCCGTCACGACAACAGTCGTTTCCTCAGCGGCTTCATCGGCTTTATCACCTTTCGCCGTGGTCTCCTGAGCCAGCGCGGGCGCGCATATCATGGCGGCTAGAAGGCCGCTTGCCGCGAGCAAAAGTGCCTTGTGATTACGTGTTTTTATCATGTCATCCCCTTACAAAACAGACCTGACACAAAATGGACACGAAGTCTTCGCATCGTCAAAATATTTTATATGGTATACTATTTTAAGTTTACCTTATGTTTCTATTTTGCAACAGCACCCTTCTCGCCACCCGCACAGGTAGCGCATAAAAACGTTTTAAACATTCAAAATGTTACCGCATACATCCGCGATATTTACTGGTCAGGTATGGTGACGGTGACACTTAGCGTGCCACTGTTATCCTTGAAGCTTACATCGTTGAAGCCTAGCGCCAGGCCAGTTGCCCCCTCGGGAATCGGCACGCGTACCCCTTCGCCTACGACGAACGGCCGGCTGACGAGTACGCCCTTGTCGTCGACAAAACCCATGACCAGGGCATGCTGATAAGCCGGATAAAGCAATTTGGGCGTATAGAAACTCGGATAATATTTCCCCCTCGCCTTGCTATCGTTGACCTCAAAGTCTTCGAAACCCACCGGCCCAACCTCAACCTTGCCTTTAACCGTCGTCACGCCATCGGCATAGACCTCTACCTTATCCACCGAATCGACCGGAATGCCGGTGATGATGAACGGCGGGGCCTCATCACCAACACCATACTTCATCTTGCTGTTGGCCTTGGTGGACCACGGCCCTGATTTCGCATCGACGGCAACTGTCACCGTGCGCGCCTCAACCGCCACGGACCCGGCCGAGAGCAGGGTCACCGCAATCGTGAAAAGATACATATTGTGCTTAAAAATCATTGCCCCCTCACAACACTTATTTGTCGGACATTTCGACACAATAGTTCGAATGTGTCAAATATTTTATACGATATACCGCTCAATTGACATCACACGACTACACGTCATAATCGGTGTTTCAGGCGTGAGGGCATAATGGGTACAGCTAATATTCGCAGACTGGTTATCGTGGGGGGCGGCACCGCAGGCTGGATGGCCGCAGCGGCGCTTTCCAAGGTTTTTGGCACGCAGAACTATACGATTACGCTCATTGAGTCCGACGAGATCGGGACAGTTGGCGTGGGTGAAGCCACCATCCCGACCATTCAGGAGTTCAACAAACTTCTGGAAATCGACGAAAACCAGTTCATGAAGGAAACCAACGCTTCCTTTAAGCTCGGCATCCGCTTCATCAACTGGAAGCGAGAAGGCAGTGATTATTTCCACCCGTTCGGTGTGTATGGCGTCGATATGAACGTCAACTTCACCCATTATTGGATGCGGTATCATCTGGCGGGCGGTTCGGGGGATTTCGGCCTGTTCAATCCCCAGACGCTCGCGGCGCGCATGAATCGTTTCGGCCGCATGGCGGAGATCAATCCGAAGGCGCCAAATGTCAATTATGCCTTTCATTTCGACGCCTCACTCTACGCCAAGTTCCTGCGACGTCACAGCGAAGCGCGCGGCGTGATCCGCCACGAAGGCAAGATCACCAGCGTCAGCCAGCATCCCGAAAGTGGCGACATCGCGTCCGTCACGCTGGAAAACGGCCAGATCATAACCGGCGATCTGTTCATTGATTGCTCCGGCTTCCGGGGGCTTCTGATCGAACAAACCCTCAAAACGGGCCATGAAGACTGGTCACAATGGCTGCCATGCAACCGCGCCGTCGCCGTGCCATGCGACAAGGTCAGCGGCATCACCCCCTACACCACCTCGACCGCCCGCGAAGCCGGCTGGCAATGGCGCATCCCGCTCCAGCACCGCACCGGCAACGGCTACGTCTTCTGCGAATCCTATCTGTCTGAAGACAAGGCCATGGATCTGATCGTGCAGCGGCTGGATGGCAAGCCGCAGGCCGAACCGCGCGTCATCCGCTTCACGACCGGCCACCGCAAGAAGCAGTGGAACCGCAACGTCATCGCCATGGGACTGGCGAGCGGCTTCCTTGAGCCTTTGGAATCGACCTCCATCTATCTGGTGCAGGAGGCCATCATGAAATTGCTGCGCTATTTCCCACGTGACCAGATCACCGAGTCCGCGCGTTCCAGCTTCAACCGCGACATGCTGTTCGCCTATGACGACGTGAAGGATTTCCTGATCGCCCACTACAAGGTCACCGAGCGTGAGGAAACGCCCTTCTGGGCCTATTGCAAACACATGGATGTACCCGACAGCCTGAAAGCACGTCTGGAGAGTTTCGAACGGCACAATCAGCCGTTGGTCAAGGCGGATGAGCTGTTCAAGGAAGCGAGTTGGTTTGCTGTCTTGGCCGGACAGGGCCTGATGCCGAAATCCTATCATCCCGTCGCCGACCTGATGCCGGTAGAT includes:
- a CDS encoding TonB-dependent receptor domain-containing protein — encoded protein: MIKTRNHKALLLAASGLLAAMICAPALAQETTAKGDKADEAAEETTVVVTGSRIRHKGAASATPTTVINADVIRKSGARQVADLVNQMPALVISQSDQTSNANRDKDSLDQGHPGLNALDLRGLGTKRTLVLVDGRRHVPGAPGTSAVDISTIPGGLIERVEIITGGASAQYGADAVAGVANFILKKNYQGLDANVRYGNSTYGDMPSYDADVLWGKNFADGKANVTLFGTYGQSNGVVAGQDRPSTSRGNPWWARANSSMPYSILDDQHSLQYSPRAVVLLGSKPYVFNDDGTMRDPILGTAGLISTLSPANMAKNSSVASLVTNSGGEFDGRYDNWLLSVPSERFITHGTFGYQFNDNLRYFLELDYATNKSHGEYGLWWEGGTNKLWDGNPFITPEIIAANGGQGFPDGLSFVRNYPEFGKSRSNYRRELQQVVTGFEGELPALFREHDWAWSTYVSYGKTEETIQDFNNTSNERYMRALDAVTGPGGTPICWVNSDADTSNDDPACVPLNPFKPATKEVINYLQYDSSASTTSLEQYVWSGYVTGGLFNLPAGEVQVALGAEYRREANNIGARDEYNPDSPNFVPDYGVVETPLKGEFDVKELFAELSVPILKDLPFAYRLTADAAVRTADYSTAGKTTAEKYGLQWAPVKDIRFRTTYGKAVRAPNISEVFTASSISGQWLSDPCNYYNLPYRTDKTQYTAANCAAVMPANKNDYWLWLDVVKKGNPDLKVETAKTFTLGVVLQPRFMKNFSATVDYYDIKMTNVISSVEPQQILNKCMDAPTLDNNYCDQIIRDPVTNNLVSVIKQNINLAHRKTSGIDTEFDYSVNLAAWGWGSNAGMLSVNSIWTRLFENKYTPDPDNPESVTDTVGIFGFPKLKGRTSFNYSRDKLSLGWTSRFYSGMRQTVTITPDAYTPYKTKPIAYDDVYVSYWLKPTINLSAGLSNAFNKQPPRYPGAEAGGAYFGDEGWQAGVYDVIGRTGWINLRFTR
- a CDS encoding tryptophan halogenase family protein, which codes for MGTANIRRLVIVGGGTAGWMAAAALSKVFGTQNYTITLIESDEIGTVGVGEATIPTIQEFNKLLEIDENQFMKETNASFKLGIRFINWKREGSDYFHPFGVYGVDMNVNFTHYWMRYHLAGGSGDFGLFNPQTLAARMNRFGRMAEINPKAPNVNYAFHFDASLYAKFLRRHSEARGVIRHEGKITSVSQHPESGDIASVTLENGQIITGDLFIDCSGFRGLLIEQTLKTGHEDWSQWLPCNRAVAVPCDKVSGITPYTTSTAREAGWQWRIPLQHRTGNGYVFCESYLSEDKAMDLIVQRLDGKPQAEPRVIRFTTGHRKKQWNRNVIAMGLASGFLEPLESTSIYLVQEAIMKLLRYFPRDQITESARSSFNRDMLFAYDDVKDFLIAHYKVTEREETPFWAYCKHMDVPDSLKARLESFERHNQPLVKADELFKEASWFAVLAGQGLMPKSYHPVADLMPVDEFRWRIDKIKEGSAGLANAMPSHESYITKVCASTQLVSV